From one Streptomyces sp. N50 genomic stretch:
- a CDS encoding ABC transporter permease: MSTVLTLTPAETHTAPARQSWQAIFALARFESRKLLLRIPVLFMLAAYVAWIVWRTRNDWSGYPALQDVDRATQTGPLLVGFAVLLCVNQAVLRSQRHDTERLFGVLVLEPWRRTAAHALSILPVTGLVVLGVAAQFGWQAVKSTAVGHGSVGELLVGPLCVLLCGAIGLLMARLVPKPFAIPVAAVLLLVFSVLAPVSIGGGGATAWLPPVVGEGSTKTIPSDLIGRPAVAHSLYLTGLALALALLAVLISKGRTKTATTVLAGSLAGAIALGVVGGVGQAAGVSSEMTAARTVATLNPQKVQSCVRHGRSTYCAFPEWVPRTTTWADVTDHVQSLAGGTAQTQKLLVRQRVEARYGMEADGAIDPSTTPNQVTVRTMWGGPRTPEFSAAVASVLVLGNEKAGGDVCDGRMVTIMWLALGWTSDPVTELRAVRLDDSVTGSASVLSPTNGMTMTAGQTSVVRELLAAGPSTVTPKVKAHWAELTSPKVTTAKVAQLLGVKAPGGADKCE, from the coding sequence ATGAGCACCGTACTGACCCTGACCCCCGCCGAGACGCACACGGCACCCGCCCGCCAGTCCTGGCAGGCGATCTTCGCCCTGGCCCGCTTCGAGTCCCGCAAACTCCTCCTCCGCATCCCGGTGCTGTTCATGCTGGCGGCCTACGTCGCCTGGATCGTGTGGCGCACCAGGAACGACTGGTCCGGCTATCCGGCCCTCCAGGACGTCGACCGCGCCACCCAGACGGGCCCGCTGCTGGTCGGCTTCGCGGTCCTGCTCTGCGTCAACCAGGCCGTCCTGCGTTCCCAACGGCACGACACGGAACGGCTGTTCGGGGTCCTGGTCCTCGAACCGTGGCGCCGTACGGCAGCCCACGCGCTGTCGATTCTGCCGGTGACCGGACTCGTCGTGCTGGGCGTGGCGGCCCAGTTCGGCTGGCAGGCGGTCAAGTCGACGGCGGTGGGCCACGGTTCGGTGGGCGAGCTGCTGGTGGGCCCCCTGTGCGTGCTGCTGTGCGGGGCGATCGGCCTGCTGATGGCGAGGCTGGTGCCGAAGCCGTTCGCGATCCCGGTGGCCGCGGTGCTGCTCCTCGTGTTCTCCGTCCTCGCGCCGGTCTCGATCGGCGGCGGCGGTGCCACGGCCTGGCTGCCCCCGGTCGTGGGCGAGGGCAGCACCAAGACGATCCCCTCCGACCTGATCGGCCGCCCGGCGGTCGCGCACTCCCTCTACCTGACAGGCCTGGCACTGGCCCTCGCCCTGCTCGCGGTACTGATCAGCAAGGGCCGGACGAAGACGGCGACGACGGTACTGGCGGGCTCGCTGGCCGGAGCGATCGCCCTCGGCGTGGTCGGCGGAGTCGGCCAGGCGGCCGGCGTCTCCTCGGAGATGACCGCGGCCCGCACGGTGGCCACGCTCAACCCGCAGAAGGTCCAGTCCTGCGTCCGGCACGGCCGTTCGACGTACTGCGCGTTCCCCGAGTGGGTCCCCAGGACGACGACATGGGCCGACGTCACGGACCACGTCCAGTCCCTCGCGGGCGGCACCGCACAGACCCAGAAGCTGCTCGTACGGCAACGGGTCGAGGCCCGCTACGGCATGGAGGCCGACGGCGCGATCGACCCGTCCACCACACCGAACCAGGTCACCGTCCGCACGATGTGGGGCGGACCCCGGACACCGGAGTTCTCCGCCGCGGTCGCCTCCGTACTGGTCCTCGGCAACGAGAAGGCCGGCGGTGACGTGTGCGACGGCCGCATGGTCACCATCATGTGGCTGGCCCTGGGCTGGACGTCCGACCCGGTGACCGAGCTCCGCGCGGTCCGCCTGGACGACAGCGTGACCGGCTCCGCCTCCGTCCTGTCGCCGACCAACGGAATGACCATGACGGCCGGACAGACCAGCGTCGTAAGGGAGTTGCTCGCGGCGGGCCCGTCCACGGTCACCCCGAAGGTGAAGGCGCACTGGGCCGAACTGACGTCCCCGAAGGTGACGACGGCAAAGGTCGCTCAGCTGCTGGGCGTCAAGGCTCCCGGTGGGGCTGACAAGTGCGAGTGA
- a CDS encoding RNA degradosome polyphosphate kinase, protein MSSQPNAQAQVQHAQPSVGSIAAHRPHTVSAAVSDLEPDIDADLDEYEESPYDGPQLPQGRFLDRERSWLAFNERVLELAEDPNTPLLERANFLAIFASNLDEFFMVRVAGLKRRIATGVATRSASGLQPREVLEMIWARSRELMARHAACYHEDIAPALAEEGIHLVRWNELTEKEQARLFTLFRHQIFPVLTPLAVDPAHPFPYISGLSLNLAVVVRNPVTGHRHFARVKVPPLLSRFLESSPGRYVPLEDVIAAHLEELFPGMEILEHHAFRLTRNEDLEVEEDDAENLLQALEKELMRRRFGPPVRLEVEESIDREVLDLLVRELKISEAEVYPLPGPLDLTGLFRIGSLDRPELKYPKFIAGTHRDLAEVESASAPDIFAALRNRDVLLHHPYDSFSTSVQRFLEQAANDDDVLAIKQTLYRTSGDSPIVDALIEAAEAGKQVLVLVEIKARFDEHANIKWARKLEEAGCHVVYGLVGLKTHCKLSLVVRQEGDLLRRYSHVGTGNYHPKTARLYEDLGLLTADPQVGADLSDLFNRLSGYSRRETYRRLLVAPKSLRDGLIARINKEVQHHRAGRPAFIRIKVNSMVDEAIIDSLYRASQAGVPVDVWVRGICAVRPGVPGLSENIRVRSILGRFLEHSRVFGFGNGGEPEVWIGSADMMHRNLDRRIEALVRVTDPAHRAALNRMLETGMSDTTSSWHLGPDGEWTRHATDAEGQPLRNVQEMLIDARRRRRGTATP, encoded by the coding sequence ATGAGCAGCCAGCCCAACGCCCAGGCACAGGTCCAGCACGCGCAGCCCTCCGTGGGCTCCATAGCCGCGCACCGCCCGCACACCGTGTCGGCGGCGGTCTCCGATCTGGAACCCGACATCGACGCCGACCTCGACGAGTACGAGGAGTCGCCGTACGACGGGCCCCAGCTTCCGCAGGGCCGCTTCCTGGACCGGGAGCGCAGCTGGCTCGCGTTCAACGAACGGGTCCTGGAGCTCGCCGAGGACCCGAACACCCCGCTGCTGGAGCGGGCGAACTTCCTCGCGATCTTCGCCAGCAACCTGGACGAGTTCTTCATGGTCCGGGTGGCAGGACTGAAGCGCCGTATCGCCACCGGTGTCGCCACGCGTTCCGCGTCCGGCCTGCAGCCGCGCGAGGTGCTGGAGATGATCTGGGCCCGCTCGCGCGAGCTCATGGCCCGGCACGCCGCCTGCTACCACGAGGACATCGCCCCGGCGCTGGCGGAGGAGGGCATCCACCTGGTCCGCTGGAACGAACTGACGGAGAAGGAGCAGGCCCGCCTCTTCACGCTGTTCCGGCACCAGATCTTCCCGGTGCTGACCCCGCTGGCCGTCGATCCCGCGCACCCGTTCCCGTACATCTCGGGTCTCTCGCTGAACCTCGCGGTCGTCGTACGGAACCCGGTCACCGGACACCGCCACTTCGCGCGCGTGAAGGTGCCGCCGCTGCTCTCCCGCTTCCTGGAGTCCTCGCCGGGCCGGTACGTCCCCCTGGAGGACGTCATCGCCGCCCATCTGGAGGAACTCTTCCCGGGGATGGAGATCCTGGAGCACCACGCGTTCCGGCTGACCCGCAACGAGGACCTGGAGGTCGAGGAGGACGACGCCGAGAACCTGCTCCAGGCCCTGGAGAAGGAGCTCATGCGGCGCCGCTTCGGGCCGCCGGTGCGCCTGGAGGTCGAGGAGTCCATCGACCGCGAGGTGCTGGACCTGCTGGTGCGCGAGCTGAAGATCAGCGAGGCCGAGGTGTACCCGCTGCCGGGTCCGCTCGACCTGACCGGGCTGTTCCGCATCGGCTCGCTGGACCGGCCCGAGCTGAAGTACCCGAAGTTCATCGCGGGCACCCACCGCGACCTCGCCGAGGTCGAGTCGGCCTCCGCGCCCGACATCTTCGCCGCCCTGCGCAACCGGGACGTGCTGCTGCACCACCCGTACGACTCGTTCTCCACGTCGGTGCAGCGGTTCCTGGAGCAGGCGGCGAACGACGACGACGTCCTCGCGATCAAGCAGACCCTGTACCGCACCTCGGGCGACTCCCCGATCGTCGACGCGCTGATAGAGGCCGCCGAGGCCGGCAAGCAGGTCCTCGTCCTGGTCGAGATCAAGGCCCGCTTCGACGAGCACGCCAACATCAAGTGGGCGCGCAAGCTGGAGGAGGCGGGCTGCCACGTCGTCTACGGCCTGGTCGGTCTCAAGACCCACTGCAAGCTGTCGCTCGTGGTCCGCCAGGAGGGCGACCTGCTGCGCCGCTACAGCCACGTCGGCACCGGCAACTACCACCCGAAGACGGCCCGCCTGTACGAGGACCTCGGCCTGCTGACCGCGGACCCGCAGGTCGGCGCCGACCTCTCGGACCTCTTCAACCGGCTGTCCGGCTACTCGCGCCGCGAGACCTACCGCCGGCTGCTGGTCGCGCCCAAGTCCCTGCGCGACGGCCTGATCGCCCGGATCAACAAGGAGGTCCAGCACCACCGTGCCGGGCGCCCCGCGTTCATCCGCATCAAGGTCAACTCGATGGTGGACGAGGCGATCATCGACTCGCTCTACCGCGCGTCCCAGGCGGGCGTCCCGGTCGACGTGTGGGTCCGCGGCATCTGCGCGGTGCGGCCCGGCGTCCCCGGCCTGTCCGAGAACATCCGCGTACGGTCCATCCTCGGCCGCTTCCTCGAACACTCCCGCGTCTTCGGCTTCGGCAACGGAGGCGAGCCCGAGGTGTGGATCGGCAGCGCCGACATGATGCACCGCAACCTCGACCGTCGGATCGAGGCCCTCGTCAGGGTCACCGACCCGGCCCACCGCGCCGCGCTCAACCGGATGCTGGAAACCGGTATGTCGGACACCACCTCGTCCTGGCACCTGGGCCCGGACGGCGAGTGGACCCGGCACGCGACCGACGCGGAGGGCCAACCACTGCGCAACGTCCAGGAGATGCTCATAGACGCCCGGAGGCGCCGGCGTGGCACAGCAACACCTTGA
- a CDS encoding ABC transporter ATP-binding protein, which translates to MTTTVSAAGLSLRYGLTTALDDVSLRLTEGVTGLLGPNGAGKTTLLRVLATATPADEGAFTVLGHDPRTPAGRQETRRVLGYLPQTPGFHPDFTAFDFVDYVAILKELTDRTARHTEVRRVLAEVDLSDVRGKRIKKLSGGMRQRVALAAALVGDPGFLVLDEPTVGLDPEQRMRFRELIARAGEGRTVLLSTHQTEDVAMLCHRVVVMAAGRVRFDGTPAELTARAAGRVWSSSERDPDAKAGWRTGLGVFRNVGDPPPGAELAEPTLEDGYLLTLDGMHAEATA; encoded by the coding sequence ATGACCACCACCGTCTCCGCGGCCGGGCTCAGCCTGCGCTACGGCCTGACGACCGCCCTCGACGACGTGTCGCTGCGGCTCACCGAAGGCGTCACCGGCCTGCTGGGCCCCAACGGTGCCGGAAAGACAACCCTGTTGAGGGTGCTGGCCACCGCGACCCCCGCCGACGAGGGCGCCTTCACCGTCCTCGGCCACGACCCCCGTACGCCCGCGGGCCGCCAGGAGACCCGGCGCGTGCTCGGCTACCTCCCGCAGACCCCGGGTTTCCACCCCGACTTCACGGCCTTCGACTTCGTCGACTACGTGGCGATCCTCAAGGAGTTGACCGACCGCACCGCCCGCCACACCGAGGTGAGGCGCGTGCTGGCCGAGGTCGACCTCTCCGACGTACGCGGCAAGCGCATCAAGAAGCTGTCCGGCGGTATGCGCCAGCGGGTCGCGCTCGCGGCGGCGCTGGTGGGCGACCCGGGCTTCCTGGTCCTGGACGAGCCGACAGTCGGCCTGGACCCCGAACAGCGCATGCGCTTCAGGGAGTTGATCGCCCGCGCGGGGGAGGGGCGAACCGTACTCCTCTCCACCCACCAGACCGAGGACGTGGCGATGCTCTGCCACCGCGTCGTCGTCATGGCCGCCGGCCGCGTCCGCTTCGACGGCACCCCGGCCGAACTCACCGCACGGGCCGCGGGCCGCGTGTGGAGCAGCTCGGAACGCGACCCCGACGCGAAGGCGGGCTGGCGCACCGGCCTGGGCGTCTTCCGCAACGTGGGCGACCCGCCGCCCGGCGCCGAACTGGCCGAACCCACCCTGGAGGATGGCTACTTGCTCACCCTCGACGGCATGCACGCGGAGGCGACGGCATGA
- a CDS encoding NUDIX hydrolase, translating into MTSTHDTTVQAAGCVLWRRPSAGALELALVHRPKWDDWSWPKGKLKRGETFEEAAHREVLEETGFACRLGTRLPSAQYLDHHGRPKEVRYWAAEATGGSFAPNDEVDVLLWLTPDEAHRRLSYERDRDLISLALMAVGTDEDGREP; encoded by the coding sequence GTGACTTCCACGCACGACACCACCGTCCAGGCGGCCGGCTGCGTCCTGTGGCGCCGCCCGTCCGCCGGAGCCCTCGAACTGGCGCTGGTCCACCGGCCCAAATGGGACGACTGGTCGTGGCCCAAGGGCAAGCTCAAGCGGGGCGAGACGTTCGAGGAGGCGGCCCACCGCGAGGTGCTGGAGGAGACCGGCTTCGCGTGCCGGCTGGGGACCCGGCTCCCGTCGGCCCAGTACCTCGACCACCACGGACGGCCCAAAGAGGTCCGCTACTGGGCGGCGGAGGCGACCGGCGGATCCTTCGCGCCCAACGACGAGGTCGACGTCCTGCTCTGGCTCACCCCGGACGAGGCCCACCGGCGGCTCTCCTACGAGCGGGACCGCGACCTGATCTCCCTCGCGCTCATGGCCGTCGGCACCGACGAGGACGGACGGGAGCCGTGA
- the pstS gene encoding phosphate ABC transporter substrate-binding protein PstS: MKLQRMNRRALTLGALAVSGALALTACGSDDNGGSSSSSSSSAANASSANCGTAKKGQQLLADGSSAQKNAIDAWVKAFSQACGVQINYKGGGSGAGVTSFNQGQLAFAGSDSALKPEEVTASKKVCSGGQGIDLPMVGGPIALGYNVPGVDNLVLDAPTLAKIFDSKITKWNDAAIKKLNPSATLPDLKIQAFHRSDESGTTDNFTKYLIATTPANWKYSGGKAWQAKGGQSAAGSAGVAQQVKATSGAIGYFELSYVGDGVKPVSINTGASAPVAPSTDSATKDIADAKIVGTGSDLKLQLNYNTKAEGAYPITLVTYEIVCDKGNKADTLPATKAFLTYIASEEGQKVLSTIDYAPIPDAIITKVRSTIASIS; this comes from the coding sequence GTGAAGCTTCAGCGCATGAACCGGCGGGCCCTCACCCTCGGTGCTCTCGCCGTCTCCGGCGCCCTGGCCCTCACGGCGTGCGGCTCGGACGACAACGGCGGCTCCTCGAGCAGCAGCAGCTCGTCGGCGGCCAACGCCAGCTCCGCCAACTGCGGCACGGCGAAGAAGGGCCAGCAGCTCCTCGCCGACGGCTCGTCCGCGCAGAAGAACGCGATCGACGCGTGGGTCAAGGCCTTCAGCCAGGCCTGTGGCGTCCAGATCAACTACAAGGGCGGCGGCTCCGGCGCCGGCGTCACCTCCTTCAACCAGGGTCAGCTGGCCTTCGCCGGTTCCGACTCCGCGCTGAAGCCCGAAGAGGTCACCGCCTCCAAGAAGGTCTGCTCCGGCGGCCAGGGCATCGACCTCCCGATGGTCGGCGGCCCGATCGCGCTCGGCTACAACGTCCCGGGTGTCGACAACCTGGTCCTGGACGCCCCGACGCTCGCCAAGATCTTCGACAGCAAGATCACCAAGTGGAACGACGCGGCGATCAAGAAGCTGAACCCGTCCGCCACGCTGCCCGACCTCAAGATCCAGGCGTTCCACCGCTCGGACGAGTCCGGCACCACGGACAACTTCACCAAGTACCTGATCGCCACCACCCCCGCCAACTGGAAGTACTCCGGCGGCAAGGCCTGGCAGGCCAAGGGCGGCCAGTCCGCGGCCGGTTCCGCGGGCGTGGCCCAGCAGGTCAAGGCGACCTCGGGTGCCATCGGCTACTTCGAGCTCTCCTACGTCGGTGACGGCGTCAAGCCCGTCAGCATCAACACCGGCGCCTCGGCCCCGGTCGCGCCCAGCACCGACAGCGCGACCAAGGACATCGCCGACGCCAAGATCGTCGGCACCGGCTCCGACCTGAAGCTCCAGCTCAACTACAACACCAAGGCCGAGGGCGCGTACCCGATCACCCTGGTGACGTACGAGATCGTCTGCGACAAGGGCAACAAGGCCGACACGCTGCCCGCGACGAAGGCGTTCCTCACCTACATCGCCAGCGAGGAGGGCCAGAAGGTCCTCAGCACCATCGACTACGCGCCGATCCCCGACGCGATCATCACCAAGGTTCGCAGCACCATCGCGAGCATCAGCTAG
- a CDS encoding RNA polymerase sigma factor, translating into MRDTESDGELLRAIAADGDRRAFEELYRRYAPWLTARLRGRCADAGMVDDVVQETFLAVWRGSARYREDGFSEDAAGWLWRIGSRRLIDVLRGDGARGRLRQALARLRHRDEASAEERVLAGVEHGDLAGALVRLSPELRAVLQATVIDGLTTREAAVLLGIPAGTVKTRAMRARKQLREELA; encoded by the coding sequence GTGAGGGATACGGAAAGCGACGGGGAGCTGCTGCGGGCCATCGCGGCGGACGGTGACCGGCGCGCGTTCGAGGAGCTGTACCGGCGGTACGCGCCGTGGCTGACCGCGCGGCTGCGCGGCCGGTGCGCCGACGCCGGGATGGTCGACGACGTCGTACAGGAGACGTTTCTCGCGGTGTGGCGGGGCAGTGCGCGCTACCGCGAGGACGGCTTCTCCGAAGACGCCGCCGGGTGGCTGTGGCGGATCGGGTCGCGGCGGCTGATCGACGTGCTGCGCGGCGACGGGGCGCGCGGCCGGCTGCGGCAGGCGCTGGCGCGGCTGCGGCACCGGGACGAGGCGTCGGCGGAGGAGCGCGTGCTCGCGGGGGTGGAGCACGGGGACCTCGCCGGCGCCCTGGTCCGGCTCTCGCCGGAGCTGCGGGCGGTCCTCCAGGCCACCGTGATCGACGGGCTGACCACCCGGGAGGCCGCCGTGCTGCTGGGCATCCCCGCCGGCACGGTCAAGACACGGGCCATGCGGGCCCGTAAGCAACTGCGGGAGGAGCTGGCATGA
- a CDS encoding GntR family transcriptional regulator, which yields MVEYRIDRHSGVATYVQIVQQTKQALRLGMLEPGDKLPTAREVVEATAINPNTVLKAYRELEREGLVEARRGLGTFIRKGLSTTPADSPLRLELDDWAARAREAGLGRDDVAALFTAVLEKHFQGED from the coding sequence GTGGTCGAGTACCGCATCGACCGGCACAGCGGCGTGGCCACCTACGTACAGATCGTCCAGCAGACCAAGCAGGCCCTGCGCCTCGGAATGCTGGAGCCCGGCGACAAACTGCCGACGGCCCGCGAGGTCGTCGAGGCCACCGCCATCAACCCGAACACCGTCCTGAAGGCCTACCGCGAGCTGGAGCGCGAAGGACTGGTCGAGGCCCGGCGCGGTCTCGGCACCTTCATCCGCAAGGGGCTGAGCACCACGCCCGCCGACTCGCCCCTCCGCCTCGAACTCGACGACTGGGCCGCGCGGGCCCGGGAGGCCGGCCTGGGCCGGGACGACGTCGCCGCGCTCTTCACCGCCGTACTCGAGAAGCACTTCCAAGGAGAAGACTGA
- a CDS encoding ABC transporter permease, with protein MTALATPPVIARRNGSPHLLRWLIRLHRPALAAWVVFVLVLAGLLLWLGGPLTDASAAAWHQYKACSAPAPCTYDASAIGRYKDWYTYTTIAVVTVPLLVAAWSGATLTSRELEHGTAQLAWTQSVTPARWLAAKLALPAVLIAVGSGLLVGLHHWAWSRSQGRIDTAKSWYDVGTYAANGTATAALALAALAIGALFGLRKPNSLGSLVGSLFGTGFLWSVMALATPHLWPTVTQVSSLKHDRPAGSGIVIEQGLVTSTGAHIADPRCGTIDYAPCKAVYAKLDAVSYYNEYHPQSHYWPLQLTATAIILAVTAALTLAAFRLLQRQTGPTTPAPKAAAV; from the coding sequence ATGACCGCCCTCGCCACACCGCCGGTCATCGCGCGCCGGAACGGATCACCTCACCTGCTCCGCTGGCTGATCCGCCTGCACCGGCCCGCCTTGGCCGCCTGGGTCGTGTTCGTACTCGTCCTGGCCGGCCTCCTGCTGTGGCTGGGCGGGCCGCTCACCGACGCGTCGGCCGCCGCGTGGCATCAGTACAAGGCCTGCTCGGCGCCGGCCCCCTGCACCTACGACGCGAGCGCGATCGGCCGCTACAAGGACTGGTACACCTACACGACCATCGCGGTCGTCACCGTCCCCCTCCTGGTGGCCGCCTGGTCCGGCGCGACGCTCACCAGCCGCGAACTGGAGCACGGCACCGCGCAGTTGGCGTGGACCCAGTCGGTCACCCCGGCCCGCTGGCTCGCCGCGAAGCTCGCCCTCCCGGCCGTCCTGATCGCCGTGGGCTCCGGACTGCTGGTCGGGCTGCACCACTGGGCGTGGTCGAGGAGCCAGGGCCGGATCGACACCGCCAAGAGCTGGTACGACGTCGGCACCTACGCCGCCAACGGCACCGCCACCGCCGCCCTGGCCCTGGCCGCCCTGGCGATCGGCGCCCTCTTCGGCCTGCGCAAGCCCAACTCCCTCGGTTCGCTGGTGGGTTCACTGTTCGGCACCGGGTTCCTGTGGAGCGTCATGGCCCTCGCCACGCCCCACCTGTGGCCCACGGTCACCCAGGTCAGCAGCCTCAAGCACGACCGCCCGGCGGGCTCCGGCATCGTCATCGAGCAGGGACTCGTCACCTCCACCGGCGCGCACATCGCCGACCCGCGGTGCGGAACCATCGACTACGCACCCTGCAAGGCCGTCTACGCCAAGCTCGACGCCGTCAGTTACTACAACGAGTACCACCCCCAATCCCACTACTGGCCCCTCCAGTTGACGGCCACCGCGATCATCCTCGCAGTCACCGCCGCCCTGACCCTGGCCGCGTTCCGCCTCCTCCAGCGCCAGACCGGCCCGACGACGCCCGCACCCAAGGCAGCCGCCGTATGA
- a CDS encoding zf-HC2 domain-containing protein: MTWHVAEDDVRAYARGELAPPLLWSADTHLAKCAECRALLASVTDPVALDAGWARLDAELDAPRRGLAESLLVRIGVADHTARLLAATPVLRRSWFGAVALLLVMTVLVTDASNVASPDVFLALAPLLPLAGVAMAYGPVLDPTYEMTVVAPMHGFKLLMIRTTAVLVAGLGLNGLATLALPGYGLAALAWLLPALALTSTSLALTPRLGPVLAPGVVGGAWTALLVIAHARATHGGTLAPFTATGQTVAAAVAALAAGLLYLARDRFDTKTPGFRPTA; the protein is encoded by the coding sequence ATGACCTGGCATGTGGCCGAAGACGACGTACGCGCCTATGCGCGGGGCGAGTTGGCACCGCCCTTGCTCTGGTCCGCCGACACCCACCTCGCCAAGTGCGCCGAATGCAGGGCCCTGTTGGCGTCGGTCACCGACCCGGTGGCCCTCGACGCGGGCTGGGCACGCCTCGACGCCGAACTCGACGCCCCCAGAAGGGGGTTGGCGGAATCCCTCCTCGTCCGGATCGGCGTGGCCGACCACACGGCACGCCTCCTCGCGGCGACACCGGTACTGCGCCGCTCGTGGTTCGGCGCGGTGGCCCTGCTGCTCGTGATGACGGTCCTGGTGACCGACGCGTCGAACGTCGCGTCGCCCGACGTCTTCCTCGCCCTCGCCCCGCTGCTGCCGCTCGCGGGCGTGGCGATGGCGTACGGCCCGGTGCTCGACCCGACGTACGAGATGACGGTCGTAGCCCCGATGCACGGCTTCAAGTTGCTCATGATCCGCACAACCGCCGTACTGGTGGCGGGACTTGGCCTCAACGGCCTCGCGACCCTGGCCCTGCCCGGATACGGCCTCGCCGCCCTGGCCTGGCTGCTCCCCGCGCTGGCCCTCACCTCGACGAGCCTCGCCCTGACCCCGCGCCTGGGCCCGGTCCTCGCGCCGGGTGTGGTCGGCGGGGCCTGGACGGCCCTGCTGGTGATCGCCCACGCGCGAGCGACGCACGGCGGCACGCTGGCCCCCTTCACCGCGACCGGCCAGACGGTGGCAGCGGCGGTGGCGGCCCTCGCCGCGGGCCTCCTCTACCTGGCCCGCGACCGCTTCGACACGAAGACCCCGGGCTTCCGCCCAACGGCCTGA
- a CDS encoding CHAD domain-containing protein, whose amino-acid sequence MAQQHLDPTDPKARAVTGDALAGYLRGQATEFLRALRLHRETGNGQNGTEDSVDAARALRHSARRISGSLHTFRPLLDADWSEEMRPELAWLSGTLALEHACAARLERLLLALHRLSGSAAFPAQSAASAVGGRVTGAGRGIPAPATAAGRGPAAAPTATADRGNLTVGAAKAGALLERQLTLARTRAHSTALQALGSSRFHAVADKVAVLASEVPLTPAAATADLRPLTAAAGERLTDAVTALPLVTAGHPYNAEALIHGLSPDPAPHPQDGPWHQVRLLLRLHRYAGEVLHGDGAPLDVRLLAAGQALNLHRDASEAAAAAASAARTPRIAPATAYALGVLHADQRHEVEAARFAFQQSWQKQAVGTP is encoded by the coding sequence GTGGCACAGCAACACCTTGACCCGACGGATCCCAAGGCCCGGGCCGTGACAGGTGACGCCCTCGCGGGCTACCTGCGCGGCCAGGCCACCGAGTTCCTCCGAGCCCTGCGGCTGCACCGGGAGACCGGCAACGGCCAGAACGGCACGGAGGACTCCGTCGACGCGGCGCGCGCCCTGCGCCACTCGGCCCGCCGGATCAGCGGCAGCCTGCACACCTTCCGTCCGCTGCTGGACGCCGACTGGTCCGAGGAGATGCGCCCCGAACTGGCATGGCTGTCGGGCACGTTGGCCCTGGAGCACGCGTGCGCGGCCCGGCTGGAGCGGCTGCTGCTGGCGCTGCACCGGCTCTCGGGCTCGGCGGCGTTCCCCGCCCAGTCGGCGGCCTCGGCGGTGGGCGGCCGGGTCACCGGCGCGGGCCGGGGCATCCCCGCGCCCGCCACCGCCGCCGGCCGCGGACCGGCCGCGGCCCCGACCGCCACCGCCGACCGCGGCAACCTCACCGTGGGCGCGGCCAAGGCGGGCGCCCTGCTGGAGCGCCAGCTGACCCTGGCCCGGACCCGGGCCCACTCCACCGCGCTCCAGGCGCTCGGCTCCTCCCGCTTCCACGCGGTCGCCGACAAGGTCGCCGTGCTGGCCAGCGAGGTCCCGCTGACCCCGGCCGCGGCCACGGCCGACCTGCGCCCGCTGACCGCCGCCGCCGGGGAGCGGCTCACCGACGCGGTCACCGCGCTGCCCCTGGTCACCGCCGGGCACCCGTACAACGCGGAGGCCCTCATCCACGGCCTCTCCCCCGACCCCGCCCCGCACCCCCAGGACGGCCCCTGGCACCAGGTCCGGCTGCTGCTGCGGCTGCACCGCTACGCCGGTGAGGTCCTGCACGGGGACGGCGCGCCCCTGGACGTACGCCTGCTGGCGGCCGGCCAGGCCCTCAATCTGCACCGGGACGCCTCGGAGGCGGCGGCCGCCGCCGCGTCGGCGGCCCGCACCCCGCGCATCGCCCCGGCGACCGCGTACGCGCTCGGCGTGCTCCACGCCGACCAGCGCCACGAGGTGGAGGCGGCCCGCTTCGCCTTCCAGCAGTCGTGGCAGAAGCAGGCGGTGGGCACCCCCTGA